A region of Homo sapiens chromosome X, GRCh38.p14 Primary Assembly DNA encodes the following proteins:
- the NXF2 gene encoding nuclear RNA export factor 2, whose protein sequence is MCSTLKKCGTYRTEVAECHDHGSTFQGRKKGGSSFRDNFDKRSCHYEHGGYERPPSHCQENDGSVEMRDVHKDQQLRHTPYSIRCERRMKWHSEDEIRITTWRNRKPPERKMSQNTQDGYTRNWFKVTIPYGIKYDKAWLMNSIQSHCSDRFTPVDFHYVRNRACFFVQDASAASALKDVSYKIYDDENQKICIFVNHSTAPYSVKNKLKPGQMEMLKLTMNKRYNVSQQALDLQNLRFDPDLMGRDIDIILNRRNCMAATLKIIERNFPELLSLNLCNNKLYQLDGLSDITEKAPKVKTLNLSKNKLESAWELGKVKGLKLEELWLEGNPLCSTFSDQSAYVSAIRDCFPKLLRLDGRELSAPVIVDIDSSETMKPCKENFTGSETLKHLVLQFLQQYYSIYDSGDRQGLLGAYHDEACFSLAIPFDPKDSAPSSLCKYFEDSRNMKTLKDPYLKGELLRRTKRDIVDSLSALPKTQHDLSSILVDVWCQTERMLCFSVNGVFKEVEGQSQGSVLAFTRTFIATPGSSSSLCIVNDELFVRDASPQETQSAFSIPVSTLSSSSEPSLSQEQQEMVQAFSAQSGMKLEWSQKCLQDNEWNYTRAGQAFTMLQTEGKIPAEAFKQIS, encoded by the exons TTGCAGAATGCCATGACCATGGTAGCACttttcaaggaagaaagaaaggtgggAGTTCTTTCCGGGATAATTTTGACAAGAGGAGCTGTCATTATGAACATGGTGGGTATGAGCGCCCGCCTTCACACTGCCAGGAGAATGATGGAAGCGTGGAGATGAGGGATGTCCACAAGGACCAACAACTAAGACA CACTCCTTATAGCATCCGATGcgaaagaagaatgaaatggcATAGTGAAGACGAAATCCGTATTACCACgtggagaaatagaaaacctcCGGAGAGAAAAATGAGTCAGAACACACAGGATGGATACACAAGGAACTGGTTTAAGGTCACA ATTCCTTACGGGATAAAGTATGACAAGGCATGGCTAATGAATTCAATCCAGAGCCATTGCAGTGACCGCTTCACTCCGGTTGAT TTCCACTACGTCCGAAATCGGGCATGCTTCTTTGTCCAGGATGCTAGCGCTGCCTCCGCATTGAAGGATGTCAGTTATAAGATTTATGATGATGAGAACCAAAAG ATATGTATATTTGTCAATCATTCTACTGCGCCCTACTCTGTGAAGAATAAGTTGAAGCCAGGCCAAATGGAGATGCTAAAG CTGACCATGAACAAACGGTACAATGTCTCCCAGCAAGCTCTTGATCTCCAGAATCTCCGCTTTGACCCAG ACTTGATGGGCCGTGACATTGATATAATCCTGAATCGAAGAAACTGCATGGCTGCCACCCTGAAGATCATTGAAAGAAATTTCCCTGAG CTGTTGTCTTTGAACTTGTGCAACAACAAGCTGTACCAGCTGGATGGCCTTTCTGACATTACAGAGAAGGCTCCCAAAGTCAAGACCCTGAATCTCTCCAAAAATAAG CTGGAGTCGGCGTGGGAGTTGGGCAAGGTGAAAGGGCTGAAGCTCGAAGAGCTATGGCTAGAAGGGAACCCGTTGTGCAGCACCTTCTCGGACCAGTCCGCCTATGTAAG TGCCATCCGGGATTGTTTCCCCAAGTTGTTACGCCTG GACGGCCGAGAGTTATCCGCACCAGTGATTGTTGACATTGACAGCTCTGAGACAATGAAACCCTGCAAG GAAAACTTTACTGGATCTGAGACCCTAAAGCATTTAGTCCTGCAATTCCTGCAGCA GTATTACTCGATCTATGACTCTGGAGATCGACAGGGTCTCCTCGGTGCTTACCACGATGAGGCCTGCTTCTCCTTGGCTATTCCCTTCGACCCCAAGGACTCAGCCCC GAGCAGCTTGTGCAAGTACTTTGAGGATAGCAGGAATATGAAAACACTCAAGGACCCCT ACCTGAAGGGGGAACTGCTGAGGCGCACAAAACGTGACATTGTGGACTCCCTCAGTGCGTTGCCCAAAACTCAGCATGACCTCAGCTCCATCCTGGTGGACGTGTGGTGCCAGACG GAAAGGATGCTCTGCTTTTCTGTCAATGGGGTTTTCAAGGAAG TGGAAGGACAGTCTCAGGGTTCTGTTCTCGCCTTCACCCGGACCTTCATTGCTACCCCTGGCAGCAGTTCCAG tCTGTGCATCGTGAATGACGAGCTGTTTGTGAGGGATGCCAGCCCCCAAGAGACTCAGAGTGCCTTCTCCATCCCAGTGTCCACACTCTCCTCCAGCTCTGAGCCCTCCCTCTCCCAGGAGCAGCAGGAAATGGTGCAGGCTTTCTCTGCCCAGTCTGGGATGAAACTGGAGTGGTCTCAGAA GTGCCTTCAGGACAATGAGTGGAACTACACTAGAGCTGGCCAGGCCTTCACTATGCTCCAG ACCGAGGGCAAGATCCCCGCGGAGGCCTTCAAGCAAATCTCCTAA